A window from Opisthocomus hoazin isolate bOpiHoa1 chromosome 29, bOpiHoa1.hap1, whole genome shotgun sequence encodes these proteins:
- the LOC142364812 gene encoding olfactory receptor 14A16-like, which translates to MNKLTPHSCQLSQHASAVLPYKCNKEMACRAAAPPLHEVHPVIEGDQVHQAEPAFHEPMLAGPDALMEVTPIILQSSGTSPVRQDIIITQIHDCTFEGMVKRWVHAAVLESSGVSHNTTGLWTALCLAKELTTTLQGEDVGGRSNPWQDRVLLLHGSGQLTDVSPNSSLILPLGTVPHAQRKQITNSSSITHFILLAFADKRELQLLHFWLFLGIYLAALLSNGLIITTIACDHRLHTPMYFFLYNLSLLDFGSISTTVPKSMSSSLSDSRDISYSGCAAQLFFFVFFISAELFLLTVMAYDRYTAICKPLHYGTLLGSRVCVHMAAAAWGSGFLSALLHTANTFSIPLCKGNAVDQFFCEIPQILKLSCSHSYLREIVVLVLSACLAFGCFVFIVLSYMQIFRAVLRIPSQQGQHKAFSTCLPHMAVVSLFMSTGTFAYLKPPSISSTLLDLFVAVLYSVVPSVLNPLIYNMRNQELKDAVWKLVTGCS; encoded by the exons ATGAATAAGCTGA CACCCCactcatgtcagctgtcccaacatgcttcagctgttcttccctaCAAGTGCAACAAAGAGATggcctgcagggctgcagctcctcctctCCAT gaGGTCCACCcagtcatagaaggagatcaggttcatcaagcagaacctgcctttcacGAACCCATGTTGGCTGGACCTGATGCCCTG atggaagTTACACCGataatcctccagtcatctgggacctcccctgttcgCCAGGACATCATCATCACCCAGATCCATGATTGTACCTTCGAGGGGATGGTTAAACGATGG GTGCATGCAGCTGTCCTGGAGAGCTCTGGCGTTTCACATAACACTACAGGCCTGT GGACAGCACTCTGCCTCGCCAAGGAGCTCACCACAACGTTACAGGGAGAAGATGTGGGTGGAAGGAGcaacccttggcaggacagggtgcttctgctgcatggctCAGGGCAGCTCACAG ATGTCTCCCCTAACtcttcattgattcttcctctaggaacagTACCCCATGCACAGAGGAAGCAAATAACCAACAGCAGTTCCATCACCCACTTcatcctcctggcattcgcagacaagAGGGAgttgcagctcttgcacttctggctcttcctgggcatctacctggctgccctcctcagcaacggcctcatcatcaccaccatagcctgtgaccaccgcctccacacccccatgtacttcttcctctatAACCTCTCCCTCCTCGACTTCGggtccatctccaccactgtccccaaatccatgtcCAGTTCCCTCTCGGACTCTAGGGACATCTCCTactcaggatgtgctgcccagctctttttctttgtcttcttcatttcagcagaattatttcttctgactgtcatggcctatgaccgctacactgccatctgcaaacccctgcactacgggactctcctgggcagcagagtttgcgtccacatggcagcagctgcctggggcagtgggtttctcagtgctctcctgcacactgccaatacattttccatacccctctgcaagggcaatgctgtggaccagttcttctgtgaaatcccccagatcctcaagctctcctgctcacactcctatcTCAGAGAAATTGTGGTCCTTGTGCTTAGTGCAtgtttagcttttgggtgttttgtttttattgtgctgtcctatatgcagatcttcagggccgtactgaggatcccctctcagcagggacagcacaaagccttttccacatgccttccTCAcatggctgtggtctccctgttcaTGAGCACTGGCACATTTGCCTACCTGAAACCACCCTCCATCTCCTCCACATTGCTTGATCTGTTTGTGGCAGTGCTGTATTCTGTGGTTCCATCAGTATTGAACCCCCTCATCTATaacatgaggaaccaggagctcaaggatgcagtgtggaaactggtgactggatgttcCTAA